From the genome of Colwellia psychrerythraea 34H, one region includes:
- the greA gene encoding transcription elongation factor GreA, protein MIKYPMTLRGSDLLHDELKILKTEKRPRIVKDIATAREHGDLKENAEYHAAKEEQGFCEGRIQDIEGRLCNAQVIDVTAIPNHGKVIFGTTVTLLNLDTEVEVTYQIVGDDEADFKTGRISVNSPIARGLIGKEVDSEIEITIPGGVVEYEIVSVEHI, encoded by the coding sequence ATGATTAAATATCCAATGACCCTTCGTGGTTCTGATCTATTACATGATGAGCTTAAAATCTTAAAAACAGAAAAGCGTCCGCGCATTGTTAAAGATATTGCTACTGCACGTGAGCACGGTGATTTAAAAGAAAATGCCGAATACCATGCTGCAAAAGAAGAGCAGGGCTTTTGTGAAGGGCGTATACAAGATATCGAAGGTCGCTTATGTAACGCGCAAGTGATTGACGTAACGGCAATACCTAACCATGGTAAAGTTATTTTTGGTACCACAGTTACCTTATTGAATTTAGATACCGAAGTTGAAGTAACTTATCAAATTGTTGGCGATGATGAAGCTGATTTTAAAACAGGTCGTATCTCAGTTAACTCACCTATAGCGCGTGGTTTAATTGGCAAAGAAGTAGATAGTGAAATTGAAATAACGATTCCTGGTGGCGTAGTAGAGTATGAAATTGTTTCTGTTGAACATATCTAA
- the tpiA gene encoding triose-phosphate isomerase has translation MTRQAIVAANWKMNGDSALVDTMVSGLADIELSSHVDVVICPSFPYLSELNQKIKAANLNEAIHVGSQNVSEHESGAYTGEVSTAMLQNLAINYVIVGHSERRSIFKETSTQVAKKVHAALNAGLTPILCIGESEAERATGETETVLSAQIQPVIDEIGIEKFKDVVIAYEPVWAIGTGKTASSAMAQETHQFIRKFLAQQNEQVADKVPLLYGGSVNAANCEELFAQTDIDGGLIGGASLKAEQFKIICSAAKGK, from the coding sequence ATGACTAGACAAGCAATTGTAGCCGCAAATTGGAAAATGAACGGTGACTCAGCCCTAGTTGATACTATGGTTTCAGGGTTGGCTGATATTGAACTATCATCGCACGTTGATGTGGTTATTTGTCCTAGCTTCCCATATTTATCTGAACTTAATCAGAAAATAAAAGCAGCTAACTTAAATGAAGCTATCCATGTAGGCTCACAAAATGTGAGTGAACATGAAAGTGGTGCTTACACAGGTGAAGTATCCACGGCTATGTTGCAAAACTTAGCTATTAACTATGTAATAGTTGGTCACTCTGAACGTAGAAGTATCTTTAAAGAAACCTCTACGCAAGTTGCTAAAAAAGTTCATGCTGCATTAAATGCAGGCTTAACACCCATTTTATGTATTGGTGAAAGTGAAGCAGAACGAGCAACCGGAGAAACTGAAACCGTGCTATCAGCGCAGATTCAGCCAGTTATCGATGAGATAGGCATAGAGAAATTTAAAGATGTTGTTATCGCTTATGAGCCAGTTTGGGCCATAGGAACAGGTAAAACAGCATCAAGTGCGATGGCACAAGAAACACATCAGTTTATTCGTAAATTCTTAGCTCAACAAAACGAGCAAGTAGCGGATAAAGTACCATTACTCTACGGTGGCAGCGTAAATGCAGCTAACTGTGAAGAACTATTCGCACAAACTGATATAGACGGTGGTCTTATCGGCGGTGCTAGTTTAAAAGCGGAACAATTTAAAATTATTTGTTCTGCAGCGAAAGGAAAATAG
- the glmM gene encoding phosphoglucosamine mutase has translation MSDRKYFGTDGIRGLVGQYPITPEFVMKLGYAAGKVLAGQGTKKVLIGKDTRISGYMLESALEAGFSAAGIDVGLLGPMPTPGIAYLTKTFRAEAGIVISASHNPFYDNGIKFFSNTGEKLPDAVELAIEAELDNPMGCVESAKLGKASRVNDAAGRYIEFCKSNFPSKISLKDLTIVVDCAHGATYHIAPNVFRELGATVIEIGTAPNGTNINQGCGATSMAAISKAVVEHKADLGIALDGDGDRIMMVDHTGYVIDGDEIIYIIACNDLKTGRKEGGVVGTLMSNMGLELALKELDIEFARSNVGDRHVMELLREKGWQLGAENSGHVINLNHTSTGDGIIAALNVLTAVTKQEKSLFELRQGLTMLPQLLVNVRFSGQNNPLNDADVLAAVDEVNETLTGRGRVLLRKSGTEPLIRVMVEGPDMDEVTLLANKIADLVKLVK, from the coding sequence ATGTCAGATCGTAAATATTTTGGTACCGATGGTATCCGTGGTTTAGTGGGTCAATATCCTATAACACCAGAATTCGTGATGAAACTAGGTTATGCCGCGGGTAAAGTACTCGCTGGTCAAGGCACTAAAAAAGTGCTTATTGGTAAAGATACGCGTATCTCTGGTTACATGCTTGAATCCGCACTTGAAGCTGGATTTTCAGCGGCAGGTATCGATGTAGGCCTTCTTGGACCTATGCCAACGCCAGGTATTGCTTACCTTACTAAAACATTCAGAGCCGAAGCCGGCATTGTTATTAGTGCGTCGCATAATCCTTTCTACGATAATGGCATCAAATTTTTCTCTAATACAGGGGAAAAACTCCCTGATGCGGTGGAGTTAGCTATTGAAGCTGAATTAGATAATCCAATGGGTTGTGTTGAATCAGCAAAACTCGGTAAAGCGAGTCGTGTTAATGATGCAGCGGGGCGCTATATCGAATTTTGTAAAAGTAATTTCCCTAGCAAAATTTCATTAAAAGATTTAACTATTGTGGTTGATTGTGCCCATGGTGCAACCTACCACATAGCGCCGAATGTATTTCGTGAATTAGGCGCAACGGTTATTGAAATCGGCACTGCGCCTAACGGAACCAATATAAATCAAGGGTGTGGTGCAACATCTATGGCAGCAATCAGCAAAGCTGTTGTTGAACATAAGGCTGATTTAGGTATCGCCCTTGATGGTGATGGCGATCGTATTATGATGGTTGACCACACTGGTTATGTTATTGATGGTGATGAAATTATTTATATCATCGCCTGTAATGATTTAAAAACGGGTCGAAAAGAGGGTGGCGTTGTTGGTACCCTGATGAGCAATATGGGTTTAGAGTTAGCTTTAAAAGAGTTAGATATCGAATTTGCTCGCAGTAATGTTGGTGACCGCCATGTAATGGAGTTATTAAGAGAAAAAGGTTGGCAGCTAGGCGCCGAAAACTCAGGTCATGTCATTAATCTTAATCATACATCTACGGGTGATGGTATTATTGCTGCGCTTAACGTACTTACTGCGGTAACTAAACAAGAAAAATCGTTATTTGAGTTACGCCAAGGCCTAACAATGCTTCCGCAATTACTGGTCAATGTTCGTTTTTCGGGACAAAATAATCCTTTAAATGATGCTGATGTATTAGCTGCTGTTGATGAAGTTAATGAAACACTAACGGGTCGCGGTAGAGTGTTACTTCGTAAATCAGGTACTGAACCACTTATTCGTGTAATGGTTGAAGGTCCAGATATGGATGAAGTGACTTTATTAGCTAACAAAATTGCTGATTTAGTGAAACTTGTTAAGTAA
- a CDS encoding helix-turn-helix transcriptional regulator, producing MSLKLYLPAIVLAFAMVFFIFDIISDVLSNEDGFLHLSLELMVFMAISLVLFHELQHVKSLNKVIIIEKSKTARLAGELLQVMKEQFAKWQLTPSECEVSLLLIKGLSMKEIAEARQVKEKTVRGQATAIYAKANCAGRHELAAYFIEDLMREV from the coding sequence GTGTCTTTAAAGTTATATTTGCCAGCCATCGTGCTGGCATTTGCCATGGTGTTTTTTATTTTTGACATTATCAGTGATGTATTGAGTAATGAAGACGGCTTCCTTCATCTCAGCCTTGAGCTAATGGTTTTTATGGCAATTTCGTTGGTTTTATTTCACGAGCTTCAACATGTTAAATCCCTCAACAAAGTAATCATCATAGAAAAATCAAAAACAGCAAGACTCGCCGGTGAGTTACTGCAAGTGATGAAAGAGCAGTTCGCTAAATGGCAACTAACGCCCTCTGAGTGTGAGGTTTCGTTGCTGTTAATTAAAGGGCTCTCAATGAAAGAAATTGCGGAAGCGCGACAGGTAAAAGAAAAAACAGTTAGAGGCCAAGCTACCGCGATATATGCTAAAGCCAACTGTGCAGGCAGGCACGAACTGGCAGCATACTTTATAGAAGATTTAATGAGAGAGGTTTAA
- a CDS encoding cytochrome b/b6 domain-containing protein, which yields MSDQSAYPTYAKLIHLGIAFFGVFAFLTGEFAEDGITSNGYLLHSYLGLSLASIMLIRVAMGFTKSQALSFKAWSPFSKQQRQYAIEDFRSLLTLKIPKRGPHDGLAGFTQAFGLLIFIWMSVTGTILFILGSESKSNIFEYVEELHEVGESLIPIFLALHVGAVILHSLCGKSNWRKMFNNKLR from the coding sequence ATGAGCGATCAGTCTGCTTACCCAACCTACGCAAAGCTCATTCATTTAGGTATAGCTTTTTTTGGTGTTTTTGCTTTTCTTACCGGAGAGTTTGCTGAAGACGGGATCACCTCAAATGGCTATTTATTGCATAGCTATTTAGGTTTGTCGTTAGCGAGCATTATGCTGATAAGAGTCGCGATGGGGTTTACTAAATCACAGGCATTGTCTTTTAAGGCATGGTCCCCGTTTTCAAAACAGCAAAGGCAATATGCCATTGAAGATTTTCGTAGTCTACTTACGTTAAAAATCCCAAAGCGGGGCCCTCATGACGGGCTTGCAGGGTTCACGCAAGCATTTGGTCTACTGATATTTATTTGGATGTCAGTTACAGGTACTATACTATTTATTCTGGGTTCAGAAAGTAAAAGTAACATTTTTGAGTATGTAGAAGAGTTACATGAAGTAGGTGAGTCGTTAATACCCATTTTTTTAGCGTTACATGTTGGGGCGGTAATTTTACATTCACTTTGTGGTAAATCTAATTGGCGAAAAATGTTCAATAATAAATTGCGTTAA
- a CDS encoding SPFH domain-containing protein has translation MNENIGFSINGYGIFIALLAAAAFIVSQAAIGNIEIVTVIVFIVTMAAIPGFFMVQPNQAKVMTFFGSYVGSVKACGLRWTIPLFMRKNISLRIRNFESNQMKVNDNHGNPIEIATVVVWSVDDTAEASFEVDDYISFVNIQSESALRNMAISYPYDQHEGDEIALRSHPQEVSEALKIEIQQRLGKAGVRVHEARISHLAYAPEIANAMLQRQQASAIIAARRLIVDGAVGMVEMALSQLSEKGIVELDEERKAAMVSNLLVVLCSDKSTQPVVNTGSLY, from the coding sequence ATGAACGAGAATATAGGTTTTTCAATTAATGGTTACGGCATTTTTATTGCCTTGTTAGCTGCAGCAGCATTTATTGTTAGCCAAGCCGCGATAGGAAATATAGAAATAGTCACTGTAATTGTATTCATCGTTACTATGGCAGCAATTCCAGGTTTTTTTATGGTGCAACCAAACCAAGCGAAAGTAATGACTTTTTTTGGTAGCTATGTTGGCTCGGTAAAGGCATGTGGTTTACGTTGGACTATTCCTCTGTTTATGCGCAAAAATATTTCATTGCGTATTCGAAACTTTGAATCCAATCAGATGAAAGTGAATGATAATCACGGTAATCCTATTGAAATAGCCACCGTAGTTGTATGGTCGGTAGATGATACCGCAGAGGCTTCTTTTGAAGTGGACGATTATATCAGTTTTGTAAATATTCAAAGTGAATCAGCTTTACGTAATATGGCTATTAGCTATCCCTATGATCAACATGAAGGTGATGAGATCGCTCTACGTAGTCATCCTCAAGAAGTCTCTGAAGCATTAAAAATAGAAATACAGCAACGGTTAGGCAAAGCGGGCGTGCGAGTACATGAAGCACGTATTAGTCATTTAGCTTATGCACCAGAAATCGCTAATGCTATGCTGCAAAGACAACAAGCTTCTGCCATTATAGCAGCACGCAGACTTATCGTTGATGGCGCTGTGGGCATGGTAGAGATGGCATTGAGTCAACTATCAGAAAAAGGTATTGTTGAGCTTGATGAAGAACGTAAAGCAGCTATGGTCAGTAATTTATTGGTCGTACTATGTAGCGATAAAAGTACTCAACCCGTAGTTAATACGGGTAGTTTATATTGA
- the folP gene encoding dihydropteroate synthase gives MTKDNFSANNADNQQAEQKQNKPQAQVMGILNVTPDSFSDGGKFATFDKALAQVEQMILDGVDIIDIGGESTRPGAVDVSVENELSRVIPLLKAIKSNFDIKVSIDTSKAEVMSQAIAHGADIINDVRALQNEGCLAVLAKSHVPICLMHMQGLPRSMQNNPRYDDVIGDIKQFFIDRIKVCEQAGINRERLILDPGFGFGKTLEQNYQLLAQLHQFSELGLPLLSGTSRKSMIGNLLARNVDERLAGSLTTAIIAAQQNASIIRVHDVKETVDALKVLSITAKYQ, from the coding sequence ATGACAAAAGATAATTTTTCAGCTAATAACGCAGATAATCAACAAGCCGAGCAGAAGCAAAATAAACCTCAAGCGCAAGTGATGGGCATCTTAAATGTTACTCCTGACTCATTTTCCGACGGCGGAAAGTTTGCCACGTTTGATAAAGCGCTAGCGCAAGTCGAACAAATGATACTTGATGGTGTTGATATCATCGATATCGGCGGCGAATCTACACGCCCTGGTGCTGTTGATGTGAGTGTAGAGAATGAGTTATCACGCGTTATTCCATTACTTAAAGCGATCAAATCAAATTTTGATATCAAGGTGTCAATCGATACCAGTAAAGCCGAAGTAATGTCACAGGCAATCGCTCATGGTGCAGATATTATTAATGATGTTCGAGCATTACAAAATGAAGGCTGTTTAGCGGTATTAGCAAAGAGTCATGTACCAATTTGTTTAATGCATATGCAGGGTTTACCACGCTCGATGCAAAATAACCCTCGATATGATGATGTTATTGGCGACATTAAGCAGTTTTTTATTGACCGAATTAAAGTATGTGAACAAGCAGGCATAAACCGAGAACGTCTAATTTTAGACCCCGGTTTTGGCTTTGGTAAAACGCTGGAGCAAAATTATCAATTACTTGCTCAACTACACCAATTTAGTGAATTAGGTTTACCGCTGTTGTCTGGAACATCGAGGAAATCAATGATAGGCAATTTATTAGCGCGTAATGTTGATGAACGTCTTGCAGGTAGCTTAACTACCGCTATAATAGCCGCACAGCAAAACGCTAGTATAATTCGGGTGCATGACGTTAAAGAAACTGTTGATGCCCTAAAAGTATTATCCATAACAGCTAAATACCAGTGA
- the rlmE gene encoding 23S rRNA (uridine(2552)-2'-O)-methyltransferase RlmE, protein MANKKHKASSQRWLDEHFDDEYVKKAQRLGLRSRAVFKLEEINIKDRLIKPGMKVVDLGAAPGGWSEYAVKVVGDKGQVVACDILPMDAIVGVDFLEGDFREEEVLDALLTRINGKNIDVVMSDMAANMTGNESADSARSMYLVELALDMCSQVLKPNGAFVVKVFQGAGFEDYMKATRAVFKAVKTRKPESSRARSREVYLVATGYKG, encoded by the coding sequence ATGGCAAATAAAAAACACAAAGCGAGTAGTCAGCGTTGGTTAGATGAACACTTTGATGATGAATACGTAAAAAAAGCGCAACGTTTAGGGTTACGCTCACGTGCAGTTTTCAAACTTGAAGAGATCAATATTAAAGATAGATTGATTAAACCAGGTATGAAAGTTGTCGATTTAGGTGCAGCCCCAGGTGGTTGGTCAGAATATGCTGTTAAGGTTGTAGGTGATAAAGGGCAGGTTGTTGCTTGTGATATTTTACCTATGGATGCCATTGTTGGTGTTGACTTTCTTGAAGGTGACTTTAGAGAAGAAGAAGTACTTGATGCATTATTGACTCGTATAAATGGCAAAAATATTGACGTTGTTATGTCTGATATGGCGGCGAATATGACTGGTAATGAAAGTGCTGATTCAGCGCGTAGTATGTATCTTGTTGAGTTAGCACTAGATATGTGTAGCCAAGTATTAAAACCTAATGGCGCATTTGTGGTAAAAGTATTTCAAGGTGCTGGCTTTGAAGATTACATGAAAGCGACCCGTGCAGTATTTAAAGCGGTTAAAACCCGTAAGCCAGAATCTTCTAGAGCGCGTTCGAGAGAAGTATATTTAGTGGCTACTGGCTACAAAGGTTAG
- the ftsH gene encoding ATP-dependent zinc metalloprotease FtsH, with protein MSDMAKNLILWLVIAVVLMSVFQSFSPNTTEDQQMDYTRFIQDVRQGQIRDASVDRNGVITGEKRSGEAYKTVIPGGYDRDLINDLVKQGVRAEGKLPEETSFLTTIFVSWFPMILLIGVWIFFMRQMQGGGGKGAMSFGKSKARQLSEEQIKTTFADVAGCDEAKEDVAELVDYLREPSRFQKLGGRIPSGILLVGQPGTGKTLLAKAIAGEAKVPFFTISGSDFVEMFVGVGASRVRDMFEQAKKAAPCIIFIDEIDAVGRQRGAGMGGGHDEREQTLNQMLVEMDGFEGNEGVIVIAATNRPDVLDPALLRPGRFDRQVTVGLPDIRGREQILKVHMRKVPLGDDVKAEVIARGTPGFSGADLANLVNEAALCAARTARRVVSMKEFDAAKDKIMMGSERKSMVMSESEREMTAYHEAGHAIIGRLVPDHDPVYKVSIIPRGRALGVTMYLPEQDRFSHSKQHLESNISSLYGGRVAEEVIYGSDKVSTGASNDIERATNIARKMVTQWGLSEKMGPMLFAEEEGEVFLGRTSAKSLHMSDETAKTIDEEIKSVISRNYQRAEDLIKANMDVLHAMKDCLMKYETIDALQIDDLMARTSVRPPAGWEDKGGSSSNSDDSKGDKAADVEATDKDAETTSDPEETSQVKPDTTKPSGDTPAS; from the coding sequence TTGAGCGATATGGCGAAAAATCTTATTTTATGGTTAGTTATTGCAGTTGTTTTGATGAGTGTATTTCAGAGTTTTTCTCCAAATACCACAGAAGATCAACAAATGGATTACACCCGCTTTATTCAGGATGTACGTCAAGGACAGATTCGCGATGCGAGTGTTGATAGAAATGGCGTAATCACGGGTGAAAAGCGTAGTGGCGAAGCATACAAAACCGTTATACCTGGTGGCTATGATCGTGATTTAATTAACGATCTTGTTAAACAGGGTGTTCGTGCTGAAGGTAAATTACCTGAAGAAACGAGTTTCTTAACGACTATTTTCGTTTCTTGGTTCCCAATGATTTTGCTTATTGGTGTATGGATTTTCTTCATGCGTCAAATGCAAGGTGGTGGCGGCAAAGGAGCTATGTCTTTTGGTAAGTCTAAAGCACGTCAGTTAAGTGAAGAGCAAATCAAAACGACTTTCGCCGATGTGGCTGGTTGTGATGAAGCGAAAGAAGACGTTGCTGAATTAGTTGATTACTTGCGTGAACCTAGCCGTTTTCAAAAGCTTGGTGGGCGTATTCCATCAGGTATTTTACTTGTCGGTCAACCAGGTACAGGTAAAACCTTATTAGCGAAAGCTATTGCTGGTGAAGCGAAAGTTCCTTTCTTTACTATTTCAGGCTCAGACTTTGTTGAAATGTTTGTTGGTGTTGGTGCATCTCGTGTACGTGACATGTTCGAACAAGCTAAAAAAGCGGCTCCTTGTATTATCTTCATCGATGAAATCGATGCGGTAGGTCGCCAACGTGGCGCTGGTATGGGTGGTGGTCATGATGAACGTGAGCAAACACTTAACCAAATGTTAGTTGAAATGGATGGTTTTGAAGGTAATGAAGGCGTTATCGTTATTGCCGCAACTAACCGTCCTGACGTATTAGACCCTGCATTACTTCGTCCTGGTCGTTTTGACCGTCAAGTAACCGTTGGTTTACCTGATATTCGAGGTCGTGAACAAATTCTTAAAGTACATATGCGCAAAGTACCATTAGGTGATGATGTTAAAGCTGAAGTTATTGCGCGTGGTACGCCAGGCTTCTCTGGTGCAGATTTAGCTAACTTAGTGAATGAAGCTGCTTTATGTGCTGCACGTACGGCGCGTCGTGTTGTTAGCATGAAAGAATTCGATGCTGCTAAAGACAAAATAATGATGGGCTCAGAACGAAAATCAATGGTAATGAGTGAGTCTGAAAGAGAAATGACTGCTTATCATGAAGCTGGGCATGCAATCATTGGTCGTTTAGTGCCAGATCATGATCCTGTTTATAAAGTGAGTATTATTCCTCGTGGCCGTGCTCTTGGTGTGACTATGTACTTACCAGAACAGGATAGATTTAGCCATTCTAAGCAACATCTAGAAAGTAACATTTCTTCTTTATATGGTGGTCGTGTTGCCGAAGAAGTTATTTACGGTAGTGATAAAGTTTCTACTGGTGCTTCGAACGATATTGAGCGTGCAACTAACATTGCTCGCAAAATGGTAACTCAATGGGGCTTATCTGAAAAAATGGGTCCTATGTTATTCGCTGAAGAAGAAGGTGAAGTATTCTTAGGTCGTACGTCTGCAAAATCATTGCATATGTCTGATGAAACAGCGAAAACAATTGATGAAGAAATTAAATCAGTAATTAGCCGTAACTATCAACGAGCAGAAGACTTAATCAAAGCAAACATGGATGTATTACATGCCATGAAAGATTGTTTGATGAAGTATGAAACGATTGATGCCTTACAAATTGATGACTTGATGGCTAGAACATCTGTTCGTCCTCCTGCTGGTTGGGAAGACAAAGGTGGTTCAAGCTCTAATTCGGATGACAGCAAAGGTGATAAAGCTGCAGATGTTGAAGCGACGGATAAAGATGCTGAAACAACTAGTGACCCAGAAGAAACTAGTCAAGTAAAACCTGATACAACTAAGCCAAGTGGTGATACACCAGCAAGCTAA
- the yhbY gene encoding ribosome assembly RNA-binding protein YhbY — protein MSLNKKQIQHLRGVAHPLKPVVLLGNNGLTEAVVAEIDYALNHHELIKVKIPTDDKETKALIVEAICRETKSIQVQVIGKTLVIYRKSEENKIRIPKI, from the coding sequence ATGAGCTTAAACAAAAAACAAATTCAGCACCTTAGAGGCGTAGCACACCCTTTAAAACCAGTAGTTTTACTTGGCAATAATGGCTTAACAGAAGCGGTTGTAGCCGAGATTGATTATGCACTTAATCACCATGAGTTAATCAAGGTGAAAATCCCAACAGATGATAAAGAAACTAAAGCGTTAATCGTTGAAGCTATTTGTCGCGAAACCAAATCAATTCAAGTACAAGTAATTGGTAAGACTTTAGTTATTTATCGTAAAAGTGAAGAAAATAAAATTAGAATCCCTAAGATTTAA
- the secG gene encoding preprotein translocase subunit SecG, with amino-acid sequence MLYQVLIIVYVLIALALIGLVLIQQGKGADMGASFGAGSSATVFGSGGSGNFLTSATTYLAVGFFVISLILGNLTANRTKSVDEWNNLAVPTDQAVDAIPSESVEATTLPAVQNSDVPASDEPAKKEENSNVPD; translated from the coding sequence ATGTTGTATCAAGTATTAATTATAGTCTACGTACTAATTGCTTTAGCCCTAATTGGTTTAGTATTAATCCAACAAGGTAAAGGCGCAGATATGGGCGCATCTTTTGGTGCTGGTTCTTCTGCCACTGTTTTTGGTTCAGGTGGTTCAGGTAACTTCCTAACATCAGCAACTACGTATTTAGCAGTAGGTTTCTTTGTTATCAGCTTAATTTTAGGTAACTTAACGGCTAACCGTACTAAGTCGGTTGACGAGTGGAATAACCTAGCAGTTCCTACTGACCAAGCGGTTGATGCTATTCCTAGTGAAAGTGTTGAAGCAACTACATTACCAGCTGTTCAAAACAGTGATGTACCTGCATCAGACGAACCTGCTAAGAAAGAAGAAAACAGCAACGTTCCAGATTAA